GGCCTGTTCAAAGGCTCCTTCCGCCGACTGATCAAAAATTCCGGTCTATGGCCTTCTCCGCCCGCAGGAAAAACTGTCCTGCGGGCGGATTTTTGTTGAACCGGGTTTCAGAATTTTTATTGGCGGCTCTTTACAAGGCGCATTTGGTGATTAATTTTCACCATCAAAACCGAGCGAATGCCCGAAGGCTCATTTAAGGCTTTGAAAGCAACAGTTTCAATCGTGCGCCCAAAAGCGTCAAAGTTTGCTGCGGCGCAAAAATCCTGGTGATAAAATCCGAGAAGGAGGAAAGTAACGCATGAAAATCAAACCGTTGGCCGATCGTATCATCGTAAAAAGGCTTGAAGAGGAAACCAAGACCAAGGGCGGCATCATCATTCCCGACAGCGCCAAGGAAAAACCCGCAGAGGGCAAGGTCGAGGCCATCGGCTCCGGCAAGATGAAGGAAGACGGAACCCGCATCGCAATGGAAGTGAAAGTGGGCGACCGCATTCTCTTCGGCAAGTACTCCGGCACCGAGGTCAAGATCGACGGTGAGGAGTTCCTCATCATGCGGGAAGATGATGTTTTAGGGATTGTAGGCTAATCAAAAGGGAATCCCCCTCTACCTATAAAAGGAGTTTCAGAGAACATGGCAGCCAAGGAAATCAAGTACGATATGAAAGCAAGGGAGCTCATGCTGAACGGCGTGCGCACCCTGGCCGAAGCGGTAGCAGTCACCCTGGGCCCCAAGGGCCGCAACGTCCTTATCGACAAGGCCTGGGGCTCCCCCACCGTCACCAAGGACGGCGTCACCGTGGCCAAGGAAATCGAGCTTGAAGACAAGTTCGAGAACATGGGCGCGCAGATGGTGAAGGAAGTGGCCTCCAAGACCAGCGACACCGCTGGCGACGGCACCACCACCGCAACCGTGCTCGCACGCGCCATCTACGAGGAAGGCATCAAGCTGGTGGTTGCGGGCAACAACCCCATGTCCATCAAGCGCGGCATCGACGCGGCCTGCGGCATCTGCGTAAAAGAGCTTCAGAAGATGAGCAAGCCCACCAAGGAGCAGAAGGAAATCGCCCAGGTGGGAACCATCTCCGCGAACTCCGACGAGACCATCGGCAACATCATCGCCGAGGCCATGAACAAGGTGGGCAAGGAAGGCGTCATCACCGTCGAAGAAGCCAAGAGCATGGAAACCACCCTGGAAGTGGTGGAAGGCATGCAGTTCGACCGGGGCTACATCTCCCCCTATTTCGTCACCGATTCCGAGAAGATGATCGTCTCTTTGGAAGACCCCTACATTCTCATCAACGAGAAAAAGGTCTCCAACATGAAGGACCTGCTGCCGATCCTGGAGCAGATCGCCCGCATGAACAGGCCCCTTCTCATCGTGGCCGAAGACATCGAAGGCGAAGCCCTGGCAACGCTCGTTGTCAACAAGCTGCGCGGAACCCTCCAGGTTGCGGCTGTGAAAGCCCCGGGCTTCGGCGACCGCCGCAAGGCCATGCTTGAGGACATCGCCATTCTCACCGGCGGCCAGGTCGTCAGCGAAGACCTCGGCATCAAGCTCGAAAGCATCTCCATCGCAGACCTTGGCAAGTGCAAACGCATCACCATCGACAAAGACAACACCACCATCGTTGACGGCGCAGGCGCGCGCTCATCCCTCGAAGCCCGCGTGAAGCAGATCCGCGCACAGATCGACGAAACCACCTCCGACTACGACCGCGAGAAGCTCCAGGAGCGCCTGGCGAAGCTCATCGGCGGAGTCGCCGTAATCAACGTCGGTGCGGCCACCGAAAGCGAAATGAAGGAAAAGAAGGCCCGCGTTGAAGACGCCCTTAACGCCACCCGCGCCGCAGTTGAAGAAGGCATCGTACCGGGCGGCGGCGTGGCCCTGGTCCGCTGCGTGGAAGCCCTGGCCAAGGCCAAGTTGAAGGGCGACGACAAGATCGGCCTTAGGGTCGTGATGAAGGCCATCGAAGCCCCCTTGCGCATGATCGCCAGTAACGCCGGAATGGAAGGCGCGGTTGTGCTTGAAAAAGTCAAGGCGGGCGAAGGCCCCTTTGGCTACAACGCCCAGACCGACGTTTACGAAAACCTTCTGGACGCCGGCGTCATCGACCCCACCAAGGTGGTCCGCCTTGCGCTTCAGAACGCCTGCTCAGTGGCCGGGCTCATGCTCACCACCGAGGCCATGATCGCCGAAAAGCCCGAAGACAAGAAGGACATGGCCATGCCTGGCGGTATGGGCGGCATGGGTGGGATGGGTGGCATGGGCGGCATGGGCGGCATGATGTAATAAGACCGTCCAAAAACGCGAATCGCGGTGTCAGAGCAAAGCGGGCGGGTCGTCATGTACGGCAAGTACTATTCCTTCCCGCCCGCTTCCCTCTTCCTTGCATTTCATCGTTTTTATCCAGTCTTTTGCTCGGTATAAAACCGCATGTTTTGTTTATTGCGGATAGATACAAGAAAGCCCCCGCCGGGATATTCCCGGAGGGGGCTTTGTTTGTTCATCGGCGCACTAATTCCGTTCTGCTTTGATCGGTCACCCTGCTGTGGGTGGCCCCGGCAACTCGTTGCCGGGGTGCGAAGCACAAGAGGTCAACCGGCGCGGATTTATGACAATCGCTATAATACAGTTAGCCATTAGGGGCGTTCATCTTCCATACGAAGCAGGAAATCCCGGCAGCCAACTGAAGTGAAAATTCGCAATATAAGGTCGACACAATCAGGCCAATTGGCTCCCTTTGTGTTAAGTCCAAAGTGAGCAGAACAATACCCGCCCGGGAAGAGCTTTTCAAATTCGGGAAATACATGTAGATATTGGCCCGTCGGTAACTTCGTTGAATCCACCATAGGAATTGACGTAGAATGTTTAATACAGTACGCATGATTGACTGGTGGTGTAGAAATAATACCGAGGCGGAAATCACCGGGGTTGTAAGTAATTGAAGACGAGTTATAGATCGATATTTTTATATTTGGTCTCTGATTTTGGCCCCTTTTCACTATTACACATCCTGAGGCAAGTGGCTGAGTTTCATGAAATATCTCAAGCCCAATTTCAGTACGTACAGTTCGATCAGCTTCAAAAGCGAAATGCTTTATCCGCTTGGCCAACTCTGGACGCAATTCTTTTATCTGCGAGTTGTATACAATATGAAGAAAATGCTTGAGATCAAAAGGTATATCCTCAGCTCGCTGAGTCAGCAAAATAACAACTTTACCCAAGGCGTGTGCATAGCCGACCTCATAAAATACATTTGGATTTCTTGCAGTCATATCAGCGACAATTATATCAGCCCGTGATATCTGGTTGTAAATGCGATCAAGCATTGATCCGGGAAAAATCTGCTCATCAACACGTTCGCAATATACGCCAACCTCTTCACATGCGCCTTTGATTCCATACTCGTATATATCATCGAAGCTCTTATCAAAGGGCATCAATACAAAGCAGAACGGCTTGGGGCTTGTTTGGGTGGTTTGCATTTCTTCCATGGCAGGCACCTTACCGAAAGTGTTAACTCCCTTATATCCAATCTATAATTTCATGTCCAGCACAATATTTTGTATCGGCGCACTATAGAAAGCACAAAAATGGATACCCTTTCTTATTGCTGGGATAGCGGAATGTAAAATCTGGCCTTTTTGGTTCCAGGGTCGATTATCTTGTGCACGCCCTTATAGCCGATGCCAATAACTTTTTTTGTCAGTTCGAATGATTCCTTCTCCCATATTACAGGCTTATGCTCCTTGCTTATTGTCAAAACCAAGCCCGAAGAGCATTGCGACCAGCTATCGGATGCCTCACAGCCGGGGTACACCAATATTTTGTCCTTGTCGAATTTGAGGGGAGGCGCATAGACTTCAAGAGTCTTGGCTATGGCGATTTTTTTGGCATCCACGAATACCAAATACGTCATTGAACCGGAGTAGCAATCGAATAACAGAGTATCTGTGCTATCATGGTAATAAACTGCGGACACCAGTTCAATATCAAGAGTTCCAACCTTGCCCGACTCCGTGTCTTTAACTGTTACAGGCCCTTCCCAACTTTCATGTTCGTCAACTTTGGTCGAAGTGGCCTTTTCACCCCCTGCAGGATACATCATTGTAACTTCATAATGCTTGATATGGCCGACCGATTGAATGACGGGCCTGGCCATGACGTGGGTAAATTGAAGCCTTGTGAATGATGATCTGGGCTCGCTCTTTACTTTTGACGCAGATTCGCAATAGGCATTAGTGCTTAATACCAGGGACATGGCGATGGCCGTGGAAATCAAGATCAGGCAATACGGCCTTTTCATGGCTGTCCATCCTTGTTTAGAGGTTGCCAACCGGCTAAAAATTCTCCCGAAACTCTTTCCAGGCGATGTCCGGCACCATGTCGAAGGGGGGGTAGAAGCGCCCGTGACGAGAGTAGAGACCGTAAACAATGGTGAAGGGCTTCCGGTAGAAGGGGTTCATGGCGGCGGCGTAGGTTTTGGAATAGATGATCTGGCGGCTTTCGGCGTCTTGGGCCATGTGGGCCAGGGACACCGGGAAGCCCTTGGCGTCCAAGGATATAAAGGGCGCGTTGGGGTCAACCAGTATCCAGCCCTTTGAGGTTTTGACCTCGGTCACCGCGTGGGAGGCCGCGCCGGGCTTCATGAGCACGGCGAGCGCCGATGATCTTTCGCTTTTAAGGGTGTACAGCGCCGCGTGGCGCACGGTGAAGCCGTAAGCGCGGAAGATTTTTTCCAAAAGGCGGCTTCTGTCGTAGCAGAGCCCGGAGCGGGAGCGCAGAAGGTTGACCGGCTCCCGGCACATGTTTAAGGGCACCCCCTCGTTTCCGGGCACCGCCTCCAGAACCGCCGCCTGGACAGCCCCAAGAAAGGCGATCTGCCGGTCGTAAGGGGTGGGGCCGGAAGGCAGCCGGGTGAGGCCGCTTTCCGCCATGAAGCTCGCAATGGCGGCCCGGTCAGCCCTTGTTACGGACGTATCCACCCTGTGGCTGAAAAAGACAAAAACAGCCCCCGCCGAAAGCAGGACCCAAAGAACCAGGGCCGCAGTCAGGAGCTTTTTCGTCCTTGTCATGTGAACGTTTTCCCCGCATAAGGTCGCTTATTTGGAAAAAAACCTCGCCACGGCCCGGCCCACCTTCTTGGGGTATTCCAGGAGCACGAAGTGGGTCCCAAACGGCAGGTGAAGGGTCTCAACGTTTTTCAGCTTCTTTTTCATGCGCTTTGAAAGGTAGGCCGGGGTGAGAAAATCCAGGCCGCCGTAAATTATAAGGGTGCGGTGGGGGATGTTTTTCAGGTGATGAAAGGAATAATGGGCGTCAAGCTCCTGGAACAGCCTGAGATAATTGAAGAAGCTCTCGCCCAGCACGTCTTCCATATAGACTTCCAGGATGTCTTTTATGCGCGGGTTGCGGCGCACAGCCCCGTAGAGGGCCCCAAGGGGGCGGATGATGGACTTGGACCCGGCGACGCTGGTTACGAGCCTGGCCGCCCTGGGATGCTCGCGGGCGGTATCGATGGCAAAATGCAGCAGGTGATCCACACCCGGCACGGTGCCCAAGGGCTGGAACCCGGTCATGAGCGCCCGTCCGTAGGTGCCGTTTATGAGCACCATGCTTTCCAGGTTTTCAGGGTACAGGACGGCGAACTCGAGCGCCACCTGGACCCCCATGGACCAGCCCACCAGCTTCACCTTGTCTATGCCCTCGGCGTCCATCACGGCCTTCAAGTCGCGGGCGTGGTTGGGGATGGAAAGGTGCCGGATTTTCTTTGGAGAGCCGGACTCGAAAAGCCCCCGGTAATCCCAGGTGATTATGCGGTGGTCCTTCATGATGGCCTCCACGATGGGCTGGAAGGAGTAGAGCCGCCCTCCAAGGCCGTTGGCGAAGGCCACCACGCTCTTTTTTTTGTCGTCCCCAAGGGTCATGTAGCGAAGGGGCACGTCATCAGGGGTGACAACGGTCTTGTGAACTATATCCTTGTCCCATTCGGGCCGCCAGGTCATGTCCGGTCTCTCCGTTTGAAGGTTCATTTTTTTACAGCGAGAAAATCATATTTGCCGTGTTGGAGCCTGCAAGTCAAGGCTTTAGAGCATCGGGCTTTCAAAGGCGCGTTTCCGGCTCGGTTTTTCTTGACATGGTACGTTCATGGGTGTAGAAGTCGCCCATTAAAGGCACGTAGCTCAGGCGGAGAGCGCTACCCTGACACGGTAGAAGTCGTTGGTTCAAATCCAATCGTGCCTACCAGAATTGAAGAGGGGGGGTTATGGCGCGGCCGTAACCCCCTTTTTTGGTTCAATACAGCCTGTCTAAAAACGCGAATTGCTGTGTCGTGCTTCAAAGCCAATTCCGTCACGTACATTTAGTACGCTTGACTCATTGGCTTTTCGCACTCCTTGCACTTCATCGTTTTTATCCAGGCTTCGTATCCAGCCTTTTTCAACGGGCTGATAAGGCCGACGGCCCGAAAAGCCCATCACAAGCCACAACTGGAGCCGCCTTGAAGGTCGCCGATCTGTTCAAAAAGCGCATCGCCTTCATGACCGGCAAGGGAGGCGTCGGCAAGACCACCGTGTCCGCCGCCCTGGCCCTGGCCGCCCGCGACATGGGGAAGAACGTCCTATTGGTGGAAGTGGACGAATCCCCCACCCTTCGCTACATTTTCAACCGCGAAATCCCGGTTTACAAGGAAATCACCGTTGCCGAGCGCCTGACGGTGCTCACCCTCGACCCGGACAAGGCCCTCGAAGAGTACGTGATCCTCCAGATAAAGGTGGCCATGGCCGCCCGGATGATCCTCAATAACCGCATCTTCCAGTACTTCATGCAGGCGGCCCCCGGCTGGCGTGAACTGGTCACCGTGGGGAAAATCTGGTACGAGTTTCAGCAGACTACAGGACGGGGCCGCGACAAGCGCCCGCGCTACGACATGATAGTGGTGGACTCCCCGGCCACCGGCCACGGCGTCAGCTTCCTCAAGGTTCCCTCGGTCTTTCTGAACATCTTAAAAATCGGCTGGATGCAGGGACAGGCGGGCGATCTTCAGAAAATGCTCACAGACGGCGACACCACCGTGTTGAACGTGGTGACGCTTCCCGAGGAAATGCCGGTGAACGAGGCCGCCGCCATGCGCGAAATGGCACAAAAGCACCTTGGCATGACCCTTGGCGTCACCTTCGTGAACGGGGTCCACGAGGCCCTGTTCGACGCGGCGGATGATTCGGGCCTTCAGAAGCTCAAAGACGACGCAGAGGCCATGGAAAGGCTGGCCTCCATCTTCCCGGACCGGGCGGAGGCGCTTTTTTCGGCGGAGAGCGACAGGAGGCTTCGGGCAGGGCTTTCCAGGCATTACCTCGACCAGGCCAACGAGAGAATCGGGCCGCCTTTGGTTTCCCTTTCCCACCAGCACATGGGCAGGGTCGACTTCGACGGCGTGAAGATAATGGCCGCCGCCATCAAAAAAGCCGCTGACGGAGGCATGTGATGCGGCTTAAAAAACTGATGGCCGAAAAGGAGATAATCGTCTGCTGCGGGGCGGGCGGTGTGGGGAAGACCACGGTTTCCGCGTCCCTGGCCCTCTCGGCTGCGGTAAGCGGCAAGAAGGTCCTGGTCTGCACCATCGATCCCGCCAAGCGCCTGGCCGACTCCCTGGGCCTGACGGAGCTGGGCAACAGCGAAACCCGCATTTCAGCCGATGTTTTCGAAAAAGCGGGAATAGAGCCTGCGGGCGAGCTTTGGGGCATGATGCTGGACTCCAAGACCACCTTTGACGAGCTGATCCTTCGCATAGCCCCCACCCCGGAGGCCGGGGCGAGAATCCTGGCCAACTCTTTTTATCAGAACATCACCACGGCCCTTGCGGGCAGCCAGGAGTTTTCCGCCACGGAAAAGCTCTTCGAGCTGGCCGGGCGCAGGCAATACGACCTCATTGTCCTGGACACCCCGCCCACCCGGCACGCCCTTGATTTTCTGGACGCCCCCACAAGGCTCACGGCCTTTCTGGACGCAAGGGTCATCCAGTGGTTCGTCAAGCCCTATCTTTCTGCGGGCAAGGCAGGCTTCAAGTTCATCAATTCCTCGGCCCAGATGATGTTCAGGCTCCTGGAAAAGGCCACCGGGCACCAGACAATGGCCGACATCGCGGATTTCTTCCTGGTCTTCGAGGGGCTCACGGACGGGTTCCGGGCGCGCGCGGCCAAGGTGCGGGCCCTGATGAGTTCGCCGGTGACTGCCTTCGTGCTGGTCACCTCCCCCCAATCGCCGTCGCTGATGGAGGCCCGCTACTTCCTGGAACGCCTGGTGGCGGAAAACATG
This genomic interval from Deltaproteobacteria bacterium contains the following:
- a CDS encoding alpha/beta hydrolase yields the protein MTWRPEWDKDIVHKTVVTPDDVPLRYMTLGDDKKKSVVAFANGLGGRLYSFQPIVEAIMKDHRIITWDYRGLFESGSPKKIRHLSIPNHARDLKAVMDAEGIDKVKLVGWSMGVQVALEFAVLYPENLESMVLINGTYGRALMTGFQPLGTVPGVDHLLHFAIDTAREHPRAARLVTSVAGSKSIIRPLGALYGAVRRNPRIKDILEVYMEDVLGESFFNYLRLFQELDAHYSFHHLKNIPHRTLIIYGGLDFLTPAYLSKRMKKKLKNVETLHLPFGTHFVLLEYPKKVGRAVARFFSK
- a CDS encoding ArsA family ATPase — encoded protein: MKVADLFKKRIAFMTGKGGVGKTTVSAALALAARDMGKNVLLVEVDESPTLRYIFNREIPVYKEITVAERLTVLTLDPDKALEEYVILQIKVAMAARMILNNRIFQYFMQAAPGWRELVTVGKIWYEFQQTTGRGRDKRPRYDMIVVDSPATGHGVSFLKVPSVFLNILKIGWMQGQAGDLQKMLTDGDTTVLNVVTLPEEMPVNEAAAMREMAQKHLGMTLGVTFVNGVHEALFDAADDSGLQKLKDDAEAMERLASIFPDRAEALFSAESDRRLRAGLSRHYLDQANERIGPPLVSLSHQHMGRVDFDGVKIMAAAIKKAADGGM
- the groL gene encoding chaperonin GroEL (60 kDa chaperone family; promotes refolding of misfolded polypeptides especially under stressful conditions; forms two stacked rings of heptamers to form a barrel-shaped 14mer; ends can be capped by GroES; misfolded proteins enter the barrel where they are refolded when GroES binds); the encoded protein is MAAKEIKYDMKARELMLNGVRTLAEAVAVTLGPKGRNVLIDKAWGSPTVTKDGVTVAKEIELEDKFENMGAQMVKEVASKTSDTAGDGTTTATVLARAIYEEGIKLVVAGNNPMSIKRGIDAACGICVKELQKMSKPTKEQKEIAQVGTISANSDETIGNIIAEAMNKVGKEGVITVEEAKSMETTLEVVEGMQFDRGYISPYFVTDSEKMIVSLEDPYILINEKKVSNMKDLLPILEQIARMNRPLLIVAEDIEGEALATLVVNKLRGTLQVAAVKAPGFGDRRKAMLEDIAILTGGQVVSEDLGIKLESISIADLGKCKRITIDKDNTTIVDGAGARSSLEARVKQIRAQIDETTSDYDREKLQERLAKLIGGVAVINVGAATESEMKEKKARVEDALNATRAAVEEGIVPGGGVALVRCVEALAKAKLKGDDKIGLRVVMKAIEAPLRMIASNAGMEGAVVLEKVKAGEGPFGYNAQTDVYENLLDAGVIDPTKVVRLALQNACSVAGLMLTTEAMIAEKPEDKKDMAMPGGMGGMGGMGGMGGMGGMM
- the groES gene encoding co-chaperone GroES codes for the protein MKIKPLADRIIVKRLEEETKTKGGIIIPDSAKEKPAEGKVEAIGSGKMKEDGTRIAMEVKVGDRILFGKYSGTEVKIDGEEFLIMREDDVLGIVG
- a CDS encoding ArsA family ATPase; this translates as MRLKKLMAEKEIIVCCGAGGVGKTTVSASLALSAAVSGKKVLVCTIDPAKRLADSLGLTELGNSETRISADVFEKAGIEPAGELWGMMLDSKTTFDELILRIAPTPEAGARILANSFYQNITTALAGSQEFSATEKLFELAGRRQYDLIVLDTPPTRHALDFLDAPTRLTAFLDARVIQWFVKPYLSAGKAGFKFINSSAQMMFRLLEKATGHQTMADIADFFLVFEGLTDGFRARAAKVRALMSSPVTAFVLVTSPQSPSLMEARYFLERLVAENMPLGEVVFNRVCFPPTDLSAETVTALGREACAALPRHEQTIKALVANLRLSMVLAEADKRSVRRFLAEAGDGVGDVRIPHLKTDVHDLAGLWEIAKYLV